One genomic region from Candidatus Caldarchaeum subterraneum encodes:
- a CDS encoding hydrogenase expression/formation protein HypD — MDLRRLTKTIFRDSLLASQLAKLINDYWRLLRSNGVEEVKIMNFCGTHEYTSTHYGIRNILPQGVSLVAGPGCPVCITPSYYVETAVELALEGFTAYTYGDAYRLPAVREVKGCRSLSDARMAGADVRVVYSFLDAVRDAASHGKPAVFLAVGFETTCPAYASAIASEMVPSNLTLISAGRLTPPAARYAVERVGTVSGVIAPGHVSTITGAGVWRFLPEEYGIPTVVTGFEPVDVLIAVATILKQLAENKPGLVVEYSRTVTMDGNQRAKKFLSQVFDVVDSAWRGIGFIEKSGYSLRKQFEQYDVVKTFGLREPGKDDWKNDLMPGCICGQVILGAAKPTDCPLFMKRCTPGTPYGPCMVSAEGACSIWARLGGRERLVEVV; from the coding sequence ATGGATTTAAGGCGGCTGACAAAAACAATCTTCAGAGACAGCCTCCTAGCCTCACAACTCGCCAAACTCATCAACGATTATTGGAGGCTTCTCCGCTCAAACGGAGTCGAAGAGGTCAAGATAATGAATTTCTGCGGCACACACGAATACACTTCAACTCATTACGGTATCAGAAACATTCTGCCCCAGGGTGTTTCGCTTGTCGCGGGGCCGGGATGCCCTGTCTGCATCACCCCCTCCTATTATGTGGAGACGGCTGTGGAACTTGCCCTCGAAGGATTCACAGCATACACCTACGGCGACGCCTATAGGCTTCCCGCCGTGAGAGAGGTCAAAGGATGCAGAAGCCTCTCTGATGCGAGAATGGCCGGAGCTGATGTCAGAGTTGTATACAGTTTTCTCGACGCGGTCAGGGATGCGGCGAGCCATGGCAAGCCAGCGGTTTTTCTGGCGGTGGGGTTTGAGACAACCTGCCCAGCCTACGCATCAGCCATCGCCTCCGAAATGGTTCCCAGCAACCTCACACTCATATCTGCTGGAAGACTGACGCCGCCCGCGGCCCGATACGCGGTTGAAAGGGTTGGAACCGTGTCAGGAGTTATCGCGCCGGGTCATGTATCCACCATTACCGGCGCCGGTGTCTGGAGGTTTTTGCCCGAAGAATATGGTATACCCACGGTGGTGACGGGGTTTGAGCCGGTCGATGTTCTTATCGCGGTCGCGACCATACTTAAGCAATTGGCCGAGAACAAGCCGGGTCTTGTGGTCGAGTATTCCCGAACCGTTACGATGGATGGGAACCAGCGGGCTAAGAAATTTCTTTCACAAGTGTTTGATGTAGTGGACTCGGCTTGGCGAGGCATCGGATTCATCGAGAAAAGCGGATACTCTCTTAGGAAGCAATTTGAGCAATATGATGTTGTCAAGACGTTTGGGCTGAGAGAGCCGGGTAAGGATGACTGGAAGAACGATCTGATGCCCGGCTGCATATGTGGACAAGTGATTCTGGGCGCGGCTAAGCCGACCGACTGTCCTCTCTTCATGAAACGCTGTACACCCGGCACACCCTACGGCCCTTGCATGGTTTCGGCTGAGGGCGCTTGCTCCATCTGGGCTAGGTTGGGTGGACGAGAGAGGTTGGTTGAGGTGGTTTGA
- a CDS encoding hydrogenase expression/formation protein HypC, whose translation MCLGVYGKVLKVEGDLAVVDFSGGLVKEVLVGVEEVKAGDYVVVHAGVIVSRLNENEFAEVFNHVSEAVQTLVSSGADVADYWQNIKTRLAELLTQKPTSEE comes from the coding sequence ATGTGTCTCGGTGTCTATGGCAAGGTTTTGAAGGTGGAGGGGGATTTGGCCGTTGTGGATTTTAGCGGAGGATTGGTTAAGGAGGTGCTGGTAGGTGTTGAAGAGGTCAAGGCAGGGGACTATGTTGTTGTCCACGCAGGTGTAATCGTTTCACGGCTTAATGAAAACGAGTTCGCCGAAGTTTTCAACCATGTCTCAGAAGCGGTGCAGACCCTTGTCAGCAGCGGAGCCGACGTGGCTGACTACTGGCAGAACATAAAGACACGCCTCGCCGAACTGCTCACTCAAAAACCTACGTCAGAGGAGTGA
- a CDS encoding hydrogenase expression/formation protein HypE, translating into MSKISLAHGSGGVETQRLLERLFINRLPAWMKKVENGLGLDFPDDAAAIPVKDGYLVCTIDSYTVSPVFFPGGDLGKLAAAGTINDLLMLGARPLAVMDAVVVEEGMAIDDLTRLVDSMIAVLRDEGLCLIGGDVKVMPKGQLDGVLITTAGLGFASRLIVDNNIKPGDKIMATGPLGEHGAAILAAQQKIFSQQFKSDVKPLTKILLPIIERYVEDIHAARDPTRGGAAMVLNDWAKGSDVLLVVYESELPLREPVVNLCEMLGVDPLTLASEGSALLAVSPESVEDVLNMLHDNGCGEARVIGEAREKTSSIGLVVLKTLVGGARILEPPSGEIVPRIC; encoded by the coding sequence TTGAGCAAAATATCTCTCGCACATGGCTCCGGCGGAGTTGAGACACAGCGTCTCCTCGAACGCCTGTTCATAAACCGTCTCCCGGCGTGGATGAAGAAGGTGGAGAACGGGTTGGGGCTGGATTTTCCCGACGACGCCGCAGCCATCCCAGTTAAAGACGGATATCTTGTCTGCACAATAGACTCCTACACCGTCAGCCCCGTCTTCTTTCCCGGCGGAGACTTGGGCAAGCTAGCCGCGGCCGGAACAATAAACGACCTCCTCATGCTAGGAGCACGTCCGCTCGCTGTAATGGATGCTGTGGTAGTTGAGGAGGGAATGGCCATAGACGACCTGACGAGGCTTGTTGACTCGATGATTGCTGTTTTGAGGGATGAGGGTCTGTGTCTTATCGGAGGTGACGTGAAGGTGATGCCGAAGGGTCAGCTAGACGGCGTCCTGATAACGACGGCGGGCCTTGGTTTCGCCTCTAGGCTGATAGTTGACAACAACATCAAGCCAGGTGACAAGATAATGGCGACCGGGCCCCTTGGGGAGCATGGAGCCGCAATCCTCGCCGCTCAGCAAAAAATATTCTCACAACAGTTTAAAAGCGATGTCAAGCCTTTGACGAAAATTTTGCTCCCCATAATCGAAAGGTATGTTGAAGATATTCACGCGGCCAGAGACCCTACACGCGGTGGCGCCGCCATGGTTCTGAACGATTGGGCGAAAGGCTCCGACGTGTTGCTTGTGGTTTATGAGTCGGAGCTGCCGTTACGTGAGCCTGTGGTGAATCTTTGTGAGATGCTGGGCGTCGACCCATTAACTCTTGCGTCCGAGGGCTCCGCGCTGCTGGCTGTGTCACCCGAATCAGTGGAAGATGTTCTGAACATGCTGCATGATAACGGATGCGGCGAGGCACGGGTCATCGGTGAGGCGAGGGAAAAAACATCAAGCATCGGGCTGGTTGTGCTGAAGACTTTGGTCGGCGGAGCGCGGATACTCGAGCCGCCGAGCGGAG